The nucleotide sequence TCTTTTTGAATAGCTTTATTCTGAATTTTTTCTAGCGTAGCAGCACTTGGATACGTTTTGATACCTTCAGCCTCTAGTTTTTTTAGGGCTTCAATATTTACTCCTTCAATCTCAAACGTTAGTATATCTACTTTTCTTCCGAAGTTAACAACCGTATCAAAATCCATTAAATCGCCTTGCTCAAAATGATCACAGGCAATTCTGGAAGGTGCTTCACTATTTGGATCTAAAACATAGGTTTGGATATCGTATTTACGCGTGTCGTAAAGCATCATTTTACCTAATTGCCCACCACCCAGGATACCAAGTTTAAAATCTGAAGAAAAGTAATTAATCATATTTCGTGCTGTTTGTGCAAAAATAAATTTTTAAGGTTGATTGTACCATTTATTCTTGCAGAAATTGGGGGAGTGTTGTAAATGAGATTCCGTATCTTTGCTTCCTTAAAAAAATCAGGTTTTGGTAAAAATACACGATATTGTTTTTGAACCCTATGTAAGTGAGGAAGAAATTGATACAGCAATAGCAAAAATCACAGAAAGGCTAAACGCAGATTATGAAAATGAGCGTCCTGTTTTTCTAAGTGTGCTAAATGGCTCTTTCATGTTTACTTCCGAAGTGATGAAAAAGTTCAAAAGAGAGTGTGATATTCAGTTTGTGAAGTTAGGATCTTACGAGGGTACAGAATCCACCGGAGATGTAAGAACACTTATAGGACTTAATAAATCGCTTGCTGGTAAAAAAGTGGTCATCTTAGAGGATATCGTAGATACCGGCGGTACGTTACAAGAGCTGGATAAAATTTTGAAAGAAAAAAATGTTAGTGACTATAAAGTAGCGACATTATTTTATAAACCTTCTATGTATCGTGGAAGTATAAAAATTGATTACGCAGGAATTGAAATCCCTAATGAATTTATTGTAGGCTATGGTTTAGACTATGATGGTTTAGGAAGAAACCTTACAGCAGTATACAAACGTAAATCGTAAATAAAATAACATAACATGACAAATTTGGTACTCTTTGGCCCTCCCGGAGCGGGCAAAGGAACTCAGGCAGATATTTTAAAAGAGAAATATCAGTTAGTACATATTTCTACAGGCGATGTTTTTAGATACAACATCAAGAATCAAACAGAACTTGGTTTAACTGCAAAGTCTTTTATTGATAAAGGTCAGCTAGTGCCAGATGAGGTTACTATCAATATGCTTAATGCTGAGGTGGAAAACAATCCAAATGCAAAAGGTTTTATATTTGATGGTTTTCCAAGAACCGAGAATCAAGCCGATGCTTTGGCCAGCTCTCTAAGCGGTAAAGGAACAGAGGTAAAAGCAATGATTGCTTTAGAAGTAGAAGATGAGGTTTTGGTGAAGCGTTTGTTGGAAAGAGGTAAAACCTCTGGTAGAAAAGATGATGCAGATGAAGCGGTAATTCGTAACAGAATTACAGTGTATTATGACGAAACTGCCATTTTAAAAGAGTATTACAAGAAACAAGATAAATATTACGGTGTTGATGGAGTAGGTTCTGTAGAAGAAATTACAGAGAGAATCAGCAACGTAATCGATAAATTATAATTCGAAATTAGATAATGAGAGAAGGCAATTTTATAGACTACGTAAAGCTACATGTATCTTCAGGAAAAGGAGGATCTGGATCTTCACATTTGCATCGTGAAAAGTATGTAGCTAAGGGAGGTCCCGATGGCGGTGATGGTGGTCGTGGTGGCCATGTGATCTTGCGTGGTAATAAAAACCTTTGGACATTAGTCGAATTTAGCTTTAGAAGACATGTAAGAGCTGAACACGGTGGTAACGGAGGTAAGCAACGAAGTTCTGGTGCCGATGGTCAGGATGAGATTGTAGATGTACCTTTAGGAACTGTAATTCGTGATACCGATACTCAGGAAATCATTGATGAGGTTACGGAAGATGGTCAGGAAATTATTATTGCTGAAGGTGGAATGGGAGGCCGGGGTAACTGGCATTTTAGATCTTCTACAAATCAAACACCACGATATTCGCAACCGGGTATCGATGGTAAAGAATTAGATATTACTTTAGAGCTTAAAGTATTAGCCGATGTAGGTTTAGTAGGTTTTCCTAACGCAGGAAAATCTACTTTACTATCGGTAATTACCTCGGCAAAACCTAAAATTGCCGATTATGAATTTACTACACTAAAACCCAATCTTGGGATTGTAAAGTATCGTGATTTCAAATCTTTTGTTGTTGCGGATATTCCTGGTATTATTGAAGGTGCTGCGGAAGGAAAAGGGCTTGGCTATCGATTTTTAAGACATATTGAACGAAATTCGACCCTACTATTTTTAGTGCCAGCAGATGCTGAAGACGTAGCGAAGGAATACGAAATTTTATTAGACGAACTTCGACGTTATAATCCTGAAATGTTGGATAAAGATCGATTAGTAGTGGTGTCTAAGACAGATATGCTGGACGAGGAATTGAAAACGGAGTTAAAGGCTGAATTAGATGAAAATCTTCCTGTACCTTATCATTTTATATCCTCTGTAGCACAACAAGGACTAACTGAGCTTAAAGATAAATTGTGGGAAATGCTTAACAAAGATCCAGAGCATAAAAACTAACTTCATTTTTTCATATTCTTTATTTTGAACTTCTTTTGCTAACTGATTTGCAAACAATGAAGTGGGATGATTTTTGATTAATTTTAAATACGTCAGAAATTATTCGATATGAAATTAATATTTAAACTCATTTTATTCAGTTTACTAGTAGCATCCTGTAACACCCCTAGGACGGTTTACGATTACGATGCTCAAACTAATTTTGATCTTTACAAAAGCTATCAATTGTTCCCGGATTTTCAGACGGGGATGAGTCAGTTAGATGAAAAAAGAATCATCAATAGCATCGATCATTTTATGCGCGAGAAGAATTTAGCGCTCGTGGAAAAGAATCCTGATATGTATGTGAATTTGTATACAGAACAATTTCAGGAGCAAAACTCGAATACTCTAGGTGTTGGTATTGGAAGCGGCGGCGGAAACGTAGGAGTAGGAGTTTCTGGAGGTATTCCTCTCGGCGGTCCAAAAGACTATTTACGCTTTATTATTGACTTTATTGATGTGGAGAAAGATGCTCTAATTTGGAAGGCTGAGGTAGAAGTGAAATTCAATAAAAATGCAAATCCAGATCAACGCCAAGCTCTATTCGACAAAGTTATAGCTAAGGCTCTGGAAGGATATCCTCCTATAAATTAAATCTAATCTTTTATGCTTTTTGCCAGACTGCTTTGAACTTTTACAGTGAAGATTTTTCTCATATTATTGTTATCAATATTCATCTCTAAACTATAACGATTATTGTATTTAGAGCGGATTTCCTAGAGCTCTTAAAAAGCGATATCTAGATATCTTGATTGGATAGATATGTTATTGCAGAAGTGTATTGTTACGATTTAAGATAAACTTCAACCTGATCTGTAGTATAAGTTTACAATTCGACCCTAGGTCGGGTTGATATGCAATAGAACGATTGAGGTGTAAAGATTCGATTTAGTTGAAATAGCAAAATAGTAGAAATAAAAAAAGCTCCGGTAATACCGGAGCTTTTAAGTTTTATGAAGTTTTGTTAATTAGTCTTCAACAACTTCCATAGTAGTAAACGTGATTACACTTCTACGGTTTTTAGCATATTCTTCTTCTGTACATCCTTTTGCTTCAGTACAATCATTTACTGGTTGCGATTCTCCGTAACCTTTTGTAGTGATATTTTCAGAAGAAATACCGTTGCCAACTAAATATTCTTTAGTAGCATCAGCTCTACGTTGTGAAAGCTTAAGGTTATACTCATCAGAACCTCTTGCATCTGCATGAGAAGCGATTCTAATATTTGTAGCCTTACTATCTTTAAGGATATCGATAACTTTATCTAACACTTCTTGATATTCAGCAGTAACTTCAGATTTATCGAATTCGAAGTAAATTTTATTTTCGTGAGGAATATCAATTTGTCTGGTTTTCTTAACATACTTAGTTTTTGTGAAAGAATATAAGTTGTCGTTACCACCTCTGTTAGATGTCAAAAATCCTTTCTTTTCACCTTCTTTGATAATAAAAGCGAAATCATCGTAGGCACTATTTATAGAGCTTCCTAAGTTTTCAGCTTCAGTGAAATCACCTTCAGATTTGTAAACATCCAAGTTTCCAAATCCCATATGGCCATCTGATGCGAAATAAAGAACATTGTCTTCACTAACGAATGGAAACTGCTCTCTGTGCTCTGTGTTAATTCCAGCACCAAGATTTTCTGGAGTTCCATAAGTTCCGTCATCATTTACAGAAACTTTATAAAGGTCAAAACCTCCTTGTCCTCCTGGCATATCACTAGCAAAATAAAGTGTAGAACCATCAGGGCTTAAAGCTGGATGCTCTGTAGAGAACTCTTCACTTGTAAAAGGAAGTGCTTCAATATTTGTCCATTGTTCATCAACTAATTCAGCTCTGTAAATTCTAATGTTAGCAACTCTAAGACCTTCTTCAGTTTTAAAACGCTTTTCATTAGTTCTGTCAAAATACATTACTGTTCCATCTTCACTAACTACTGCAGAGCTTTCGTGCTCATCTGTATTAATAGCATCAGAGAAAAGTACTACGTTGCTAATCTCACCTTCTTCAGAAATATCACCTGTATATAAATCTAATGCAGGTTTTTTGTTCCATGGATAAATAGGGCGAGCTGTATTTCTTGTTGAAGCAAATGCGATTTTATCTTCTCCAAAATAAGAGATTCCAAAATCTGAAGATGCAGCGTTATCTGCAGCTACCATTTGAGGTTCGTAGATGTATAGATTACTCGAATCTACAATGCTTTCTTCAAACTCTTGCATGTCTACATCTTTACCATAGTAAGATGCGAAATACTTATCTGCTTCATCATTTTTATTAGTAGCACGAAGTGAGTGTGCGTACCTGAATTCGTATTCAGGTGCTACAGTTTCCTCATGTCTTTCGAATAAAGTTGAATACACTCCAGCTGCGTTTTGCATCTGATTCGTGTAGAAATAAGCATCTCCAAGATTTTGAAGAACTTCCTGGTCCTTTTCTGATACTCCTTCGTACGTCGAAGCAGCATCTATGTAAGCACGCTGAGCGAAAAGCTTGTCGGCTTTCCTGATTTCAGACCTTTGTCCGAAAGCTGTGATGCTTACAAGAAATATTAATAATGTACTATAAATGTTTTTCATATTAATCTTTTTTAGAAGAATCTAGGAGACTTGTCGTATCCTTTGTTTAAACCGAATAAATCTATATCAAACAATACCATGATTTCATGAGTACCGTCGTTGTAGTTTCCAAAATTCGTTGTGGTATAATCATACGCATAACCTACACGAAGTTGAGGAGTGATCTTAAAGTTAACCAATCCAGTTACTGACTCATCAAATCTATAACCAAGACCAGCTTCTAAACGATTGTATAAAAGAACATTTGCAGTTACATCTACAGATAATGGAGAGTTTTTTACACCTCTAGCCATAAATGCAGGTTTTAGTTTTACACTTGGACTAAGGTCAAATACATATCCCCCTGTTAAAAAGTAGTGAATTTCTTCTTCTCCAATTCCCTGAATTCCTTGTTCGTTTTCGATATGCTTCGCAGTGAAAAGGTTTGGGGCAGATACACCTAAATAGTAGTTGTCGCTAAACCAAAATGCACCAGCACCGAATACTGGAAAGGTTTCATTGTAGCTATTGAAAGCTGGATCATTAGGATCTGGAAGTATAATTCCGCTTGTATTAGAATCGAAAGTAGTTATACCAGCTTTTGCACCAAGAGATAATTTACTGTTGTTGCTTAATGGTAATACATAAGCGAAATCTGCTGTAATATTATTCTCTTTTACCCAATCTCCAATT is from Zunongwangia endophytica and encodes:
- the hpt gene encoding hypoxanthine phosphoribosyltransferase, yielding MVKIHDIVFEPYVSEEEIDTAIAKITERLNADYENERPVFLSVLNGSFMFTSEVMKKFKRECDIQFVKLGSYEGTESTGDVRTLIGLNKSLAGKKVVILEDIVDTGGTLQELDKILKEKNVSDYKVATLFYKPSMYRGSIKIDYAGIEIPNEFIVGYGLDYDGLGRNLTAVYKRKS
- a CDS encoding PorP/SprF family type IX secretion system membrane protein, translating into MKNTITKYLIFIGIILFSAKGMSQQDPVFTQYMYNMSVVNPAYATDDPGMLNLGGIYRAQWVNVDGAPRTANFFAHTPISERIEVGLTVVHDEIGDWVKENNITADFAYVLPLSNNSKLSLGAKAGITTFDSNTSGIILPDPNDPAFNSYNETFPVFGAGAFWFSDNYYLGVSAPNLFTAKHIENEQGIQGIGEEEIHYFLTGGYVFDLSPSVKLKPAFMARGVKNSPLSVDVTANVLLYNRLEAGLGYRFDESVTGLVNFKITPQLRVGYAYDYTTTNFGNYNDGTHEIMVLFDIDLFGLNKGYDKSPRFF
- a CDS encoding DUF4136 domain-containing protein, with the translated sequence MKLIFKLILFSLLVASCNTPRTVYDYDAQTNFDLYKSYQLFPDFQTGMSQLDEKRIINSIDHFMREKNLALVEKNPDMYVNLYTEQFQEQNSNTLGVGIGSGGGNVGVGVSGGIPLGGPKDYLRFIIDFIDVEKDALIWKAEVEVKFNKNANPDQRQALFDKVIAKALEGYPPIN
- a CDS encoding adenylate kinase yields the protein MTNLVLFGPPGAGKGTQADILKEKYQLVHISTGDVFRYNIKNQTELGLTAKSFIDKGQLVPDEVTINMLNAEVENNPNAKGFIFDGFPRTENQADALASSLSGKGTEVKAMIALEVEDEVLVKRLLERGKTSGRKDDADEAVIRNRITVYYDETAILKEYYKKQDKYYGVDGVGSVEEITERISNVIDKL
- the obgE gene encoding GTPase ObgE, producing MREGNFIDYVKLHVSSGKGGSGSSHLHREKYVAKGGPDGGDGGRGGHVILRGNKNLWTLVEFSFRRHVRAEHGGNGGKQRSSGADGQDEIVDVPLGTVIRDTDTQEIIDEVTEDGQEIIIAEGGMGGRGNWHFRSSTNQTPRYSQPGIDGKELDITLELKVLADVGLVGFPNAGKSTLLSVITSAKPKIADYEFTTLKPNLGIVKYRDFKSFVVADIPGIIEGAAEGKGLGYRFLRHIERNSTLLFLVPADAEDVAKEYEILLDELRRYNPEMLDKDRLVVVSKTDMLDEELKTELKAELDENLPVPYHFISSVAQQGLTELKDKLWEMLNKDPEHKN
- a CDS encoding OmpA family protein, coding for MKNIYSTLLIFLVSITAFGQRSEIRKADKLFAQRAYIDAASTYEGVSEKDQEVLQNLGDAYFYTNQMQNAAGVYSTLFERHEETVAPEYEFRYAHSLRATNKNDEADKYFASYYGKDVDMQEFEESIVDSSNLYIYEPQMVAADNAASSDFGISYFGEDKIAFASTRNTARPIYPWNKKPALDLYTGDISEEGEISNVVLFSDAINTDEHESSAVVSEDGTVMYFDRTNEKRFKTEEGLRVANIRIYRAELVDEQWTNIEALPFTSEEFSTEHPALSPDGSTLYFASDMPGGQGGFDLYKVSVNDDGTYGTPENLGAGINTEHREQFPFVSEDNVLYFASDGHMGFGNLDVYKSEGDFTEAENLGSSINSAYDDFAFIIKEGEKKGFLTSNRGGNDNLYSFTKTKYVKKTRQIDIPHENKIYFEFDKSEVTAEYQEVLDKVIDILKDSKATNIRIASHADARGSDEYNLKLSQRRADATKEYLVGNGISSENITTKGYGESQPVNDCTEAKGCTEEEYAKNRRSVITFTTMEVVED